In Paraburkholderia caribensis, a single window of DNA contains:
- a CDS encoding (Fe-S)-binding protein, translated as MRVGFFVTCLIDLMRPEIGFSAIKLIERAGYEVFVPPAQTCCGQPAYNSGDRRIARDLAEKTLREFEQYDYVVVPSGSCGGMIRAHYGDLFADDPELMGRFGRLRPKVYELTDFLATVAKVELTPGEFQGPVTYHDSCSGLRELGVKQQPRALLAQAGVAVTEMKDCEHCCGFGGTFAVKFGDISTAIVDEKCANVQASGAQAVVLGDLGCMLNIEGRLRRTGDTTTRVLHIAQVLAGDA; from the coding sequence ATGCGAGTCGGTTTTTTCGTCACCTGCCTGATCGATCTGATGCGCCCCGAAATCGGCTTCTCCGCGATCAAGCTGATCGAGCGCGCTGGCTACGAGGTGTTCGTGCCGCCGGCGCAAACGTGCTGCGGGCAGCCCGCCTACAACTCCGGCGACCGGCGCATCGCGCGGGACCTGGCGGAAAAGACGCTGCGCGAGTTCGAGCAATACGATTACGTGGTCGTGCCGTCGGGCTCATGCGGCGGGATGATCCGCGCACATTACGGCGACCTGTTCGCTGATGACCCCGAACTGATGGGCCGCTTCGGGCGGCTGCGTCCGAAGGTCTATGAACTCACCGATTTTCTCGCCACCGTCGCGAAGGTCGAGCTGACGCCGGGCGAATTTCAGGGGCCCGTGACGTATCACGACTCCTGTTCGGGGCTGCGCGAGCTGGGCGTCAAACAGCAGCCGCGCGCGTTGCTCGCGCAGGCTGGCGTCGCCGTGACCGAGATGAAGGACTGCGAGCATTGCTGCGGCTTCGGCGGTACGTTTGCCGTGAAGTTCGGCGACATCTCGACGGCGATCGTCGACGAGAAGTGCGCCAATGTTCAGGCGAGCGGCGCGCAAGCCGTCGTGCTGGGCGATCTCGGCTGCATGTTGAATATCGAAGGGCGCCTGCGGCGCACGGGCGATACGACCACGCGCGTGCTGCACATCGCGCAGGTTCTGGCAGGCGACGCCTGA
- the iscR gene encoding Fe-S cluster assembly transcriptional regulator IscR: protein MRLTTKGRFAVTAMIDLALRQEQGPVTLAGISQRQHISLSYLEQLFGKLRRHEIVESVRGPGGGYNLARRAEDVTVADIIIAVDEPLDATQCGGKGSCEGTKHHDGHCMTHELWSTLNQKMVEYLDSVSLKDLVDQQRSREGSTAVLRDRRTEAPAVEPRAVPKGPNSVFNMAG from the coding sequence ATGAGACTCACCACGAAAGGCCGTTTCGCCGTCACGGCGATGATCGACCTGGCATTGCGCCAGGAGCAGGGCCCGGTGACGCTTGCGGGTATCAGCCAGCGCCAACATATCTCCCTGTCCTACCTCGAGCAGCTGTTTGGCAAGCTGCGCCGTCACGAGATCGTCGAATCCGTGCGCGGGCCGGGCGGCGGCTACAACCTCGCGCGTCGCGCAGAGGATGTGACGGTCGCGGACATCATCATCGCTGTCGACGAACCGCTCGATGCCACCCAATGCGGCGGCAAGGGTTCGTGCGAAGGCACGAAGCATCACGACGGCCACTGCATGACGCATGAACTGTGGTCGACGCTGAACCAGAAGATGGTCGAGTATCTCGACTCCGTTTCTCTGAAAGACCTGGTCGACCAGCAGCGTTCGCGCGAAGGCTCGACGGCTGTGCTGCGCGACCGGCGTACGGAAGCGCCAGCCGTGGAGCCGCGCGCGGTGCCGAAAGGGCCGAATTCCGTTTTCAACATGGCCGGCTGA
- the hscA gene encoding Fe-S protein assembly chaperone HscA — protein sequence MALLQISEPGMAPAPHQRRLAVGIDLGTTNSLVAAVRSGVPDVLPDDEGHYLLPSVVRYLEKGGRRIGRVAKAEAATDPRNTIVSVKRFMGRGKSEVEHAENAPYDFVDAPGMVQIRTVDGVKSPVEVSAEILATLRYRAEDTLGDELVGAVITVPAYFDEAQRQATKDAARLAGLNVLRLLNEPTAAAIAYGLDNGAEGLYAVYDLGGGTFDLSVLKLTKGVFEVLAAGGDSALGGDDFDHALYRHVLEKANVPAASLTPEDVRLLLDAVRVAKEALSSAPDAAVQVTLASGAKIDVTVDEAAFETITQALVQRTLGPTKKALRDAKLTAADINGVVLVGGATRMPVIRRAVENFFGQPPLTNLDPDQVVALGAAIQADLLAGNRGADGDDWLLLDVIPLSLGVETMGGLAEKIIPRNSTIPVARAQEFTTFKDGQTAMAIHVVQGERELVSDCRSLARFELRGIPPMAAGAARIRVTYQVDADGLLSVFAREQHSGVEASVVVKPSYGLADDDVARMLEDSFKTAEVDMRARALREAQVEAQRLIEATEAALAADGELLDADERSALEDLVAALRAIAPSDDTDAIEAATKTLAEGTDEFAARRMDKSIRRALAGRKLDEI from the coding sequence ATGGCTTTACTGCAAATTTCTGAACCCGGCATGGCGCCCGCGCCGCATCAGCGGCGTCTCGCGGTCGGCATCGACCTCGGCACGACCAACTCTCTCGTCGCGGCGGTGCGCAGCGGCGTGCCCGACGTATTGCCCGACGACGAAGGCCACTATCTGCTGCCGTCCGTCGTGCGGTATCTGGAGAAGGGCGGCCGCCGCATTGGCCGCGTGGCGAAAGCGGAAGCCGCCACCGATCCCCGCAACACGATCGTCTCGGTCAAACGCTTCATGGGGCGCGGCAAGAGCGAAGTCGAGCACGCGGAAAACGCGCCCTACGACTTTGTCGATGCGCCGGGCATGGTGCAGATCCGTACCGTCGACGGCGTGAAGAGTCCCGTCGAGGTGTCCGCGGAAATTCTCGCGACGCTGCGTTATCGCGCGGAAGACACGCTCGGCGACGAGCTGGTCGGTGCGGTGATCACGGTGCCGGCGTATTTCGACGAAGCGCAGCGCCAGGCAACCAAGGATGCCGCGCGTCTGGCCGGCCTGAATGTGCTGCGCCTGCTGAACGAGCCGACGGCGGCCGCGATTGCGTACGGTCTCGACAACGGCGCGGAGGGTCTGTACGCGGTGTACGACCTGGGCGGCGGCACCTTCGATCTGTCCGTCCTGAAGCTCACGAAGGGTGTTTTCGAAGTGCTCGCGGCGGGCGGCGATTCTGCGCTCGGCGGCGACGACTTCGATCACGCGCTGTACCGCCATGTTTTGGAGAAGGCGAATGTTCCCGCCGCGTCGCTGACGCCGGAAGACGTGCGGCTGCTGCTCGACGCCGTGCGCGTCGCGAAGGAAGCGCTGTCGTCGGCGCCGGACGCTGCCGTCCAGGTAACGCTCGCCAGCGGCGCAAAGATCGACGTCACCGTCGATGAAGCGGCATTCGAAACGATTACGCAGGCGCTCGTGCAGCGCACGCTCGGCCCGACGAAAAAAGCGCTGCGCGACGCGAAATTGACGGCGGCCGATATCAACGGCGTCGTGCTCGTCGGCGGCGCGACGCGCATGCCGGTGATCCGCCGCGCAGTCGAAAACTTCTTCGGCCAGCCGCCGCTGACCAATCTGGACCCGGATCAGGTCGTCGCGCTCGGCGCGGCCATCCAGGCCGATCTGCTCGCGGGCAACCGCGGCGCCGACGGCGACGACTGGCTGCTGCTCGACGTGATTCCGCTGTCGCTCGGCGTCGAAACGATGGGCGGTCTCGCCGAGAAGATCATCCCGCGCAATTCGACCATTCCCGTCGCGCGTGCACAGGAATTCACCACCTTCAAGGACGGTCAGACGGCGATGGCGATTCACGTCGTCCAGGGCGAGCGCGAGCTCGTATCCGACTGCCGTTCGCTGGCGCGTTTCGAGTTGCGCGGCATTCCGCCGATGGCAGCGGGCGCGGCGCGTATCCGCGTCACCTACCAGGTCGATGCGGACGGTCTGCTGTCCGTGTTTGCGCGCGAGCAGCATTCGGGCGTGGAGGCGTCGGTGGTCGTGAAGCCGTCGTACGGCCTCGCCGACGACGACGTCGCGCGCATGCTCGAAGACAGCTTCAAGACGGCGGAAGTCGATATGCGCGCGCGGGCGTTGCGCGAGGCGCAGGTCGAAGCGCAGCGGCTGATCGAGGCGACGGAAGCGGCGCTCGCGGCCGACGGCGAACTGCTCGACGCCGACGAGCGCAGCGCGCTCGAAGATCTCGTCGCCGCGCTGCGCGCAATCGCGCCCAGCGACGATACCGACGCAATCGAAGCCGCGACGAAGACACTCGCCGAAGGCACCGACGAATTCGCCGCGCGCCGGATGGACAAGAGCATTCGCCGCGCGCTTGCGGGCCGCAAGCTCGACGAGATCTGA
- a CDS encoding LutB/LldF family L-lactate oxidation iron-sulfur protein translates to MQVQTMQFKARAGQKLADQRLQQNLTKLSTKFVSARASAMLAIDFPATRAALKERRNRALENLDVWLETFEREATRRGVTVLFAESTQDAAKLVADIARKHDVKKVIKTKSMVSEEMRLNEVLGQMGVQSIETDLGEYILQINDNEPPSHIIAPVVHKDKEEIADLFAKTHQKPRLTEIPEMTREAREMLRPHFMTADMGVTGGNFVIAETGSVALVTNEGNEGMCTVMPRVHVAVTGIEKVLPTLEDLATAMRLLPRSATGQDVSNYFSVLTGPRREGDQDGPEHMYVVLVDGGRTGLIGGDFQEMLRCIRCGACMNHCPVYQKVGGHAYGWVYPGPMGSVLTPSYVGIEKALDLPQAATLCGECNSVCPVGIPLSDLLRKLRERQVERHLRPWQERYGLAVWGYLAMHPTAYSLFTKVAVRILERMGGSRKSIAKLPLGAGWTNTREMPAPVGRTFRELYAASKTHIG, encoded by the coding sequence ATGCAAGTCCAAACGATGCAGTTCAAGGCGCGCGCGGGCCAGAAACTCGCCGACCAGCGCCTTCAGCAGAACCTCACCAAGCTGTCGACGAAATTCGTGTCGGCGCGCGCGTCGGCGATGCTGGCAATCGATTTCCCCGCCACGCGCGCCGCGCTCAAGGAGCGCCGCAACCGCGCGCTGGAGAACCTCGACGTCTGGCTGGAAACCTTCGAGCGCGAGGCGACGCGGCGCGGCGTCACCGTGCTGTTCGCCGAATCGACACAAGACGCCGCGAAGCTCGTCGCTGATATCGCGCGCAAGCACGACGTGAAGAAGGTGATCAAGACGAAGTCGATGGTGTCCGAGGAAATGCGCCTGAACGAGGTGCTGGGACAGATGGGCGTGCAGTCGATCGAAACCGACCTCGGCGAATACATTCTGCAGATCAACGACAACGAGCCGCCGAGCCACATCATCGCGCCCGTCGTCCACAAGGATAAGGAAGAGATCGCCGACCTGTTCGCAAAGACGCACCAGAAGCCGCGTTTGACCGAAATCCCCGAGATGACGCGCGAGGCGCGCGAGATGCTGCGCCCGCACTTCATGACGGCCGACATGGGCGTGACGGGCGGCAATTTCGTGATCGCGGAAACGGGTTCGGTCGCGCTTGTGACCAACGAAGGCAACGAAGGCATGTGCACGGTGATGCCGCGCGTGCACGTCGCGGTCACGGGCATCGAAAAGGTACTGCCGACGCTCGAGGATCTCGCGACGGCCATGCGTCTGTTGCCGCGCTCGGCGACGGGGCAGGACGTGTCGAACTATTTCTCCGTGCTGACGGGGCCGCGCCGGGAGGGCGACCAGGACGGGCCGGAGCATATGTACGTGGTGCTGGTCGATGGCGGGCGCACCGGGCTGATCGGCGGCGACTTTCAGGAGATGCTGCGCTGTATCCGCTGTGGCGCGTGCATGAACCATTGCCCTGTGTATCAGAAGGTCGGCGGACACGCGTATGGGTGGGTCTACCCGGGGCCGATGGGCTCCGTGCTCACTCCCAGCTATGTCGGCATCGAAAAGGCGCTCGACCTTCCGCAGGCCGCGACGCTATGCGGTGAATGCAATAGCGTATGCCCGGTCGGCATTCCGCTGTCGGATCTGCTGCGCAAGCTGCGCGAGCGCCAGGTGGAGCGGCATCTGCGGCCGTGGCAGGAGCGCTACGGACTCGCCGTCTGGGGCTATCTGGCCATGCATCCGACGGCGTACAGTCTTTTCACGAAGGTCGCGGTGCGGATTCTCGAGCGGATGGGCGGCAGCCGGAAGTCGATTGCGAAGCTGCCACTTGGCGCGGGCTGGACGAATACGCGCGAGATGCCGGCGCCCGTAGGGCGCACGTTCCGCGAACTCTACGCCGCGAGCAAGACACATATCGGGTAA
- a CDS encoding glycine zipper 2TM domain-containing protein, protein MDNPNNSPRRLHPLIAVAAGAVIVASLVATAAVTGLFPKASSNGEQSDQVQSAAVAQQQQPVVDTAQPANLSAQQQAAAQRQAEQQAEQQAAQQQAEAQQAQQQARAQQAQQQAAQQAPQAPAPAPQYAQQPQYAQQQPARPAYCSTCGTVEAISAVRQEGHGTGIGAVGGAVAGGVVGNQFGSGGGRTAMTLLGALGGGLAGNSVEKHLRSSTSYSVRVHMENGKTRYFTYHEAPPFQQGQRVRVENGTLVAG, encoded by the coding sequence ATGGATAACCCAAACAATTCACCGCGCCGCCTTCATCCCCTTATTGCCGTGGCGGCGGGCGCCGTCATCGTCGCCAGTCTGGTGGCGACGGCGGCCGTGACGGGACTGTTCCCGAAAGCTTCGAGCAACGGCGAGCAAAGCGATCAGGTGCAATCGGCGGCCGTCGCGCAGCAACAGCAGCCTGTCGTCGATACCGCACAACCGGCTAACCTGAGCGCGCAACAACAAGCAGCAGCGCAACGGCAAGCCGAACAGCAAGCCGAGCAGCAAGCTGCGCAGCAGCAGGCTGAGGCACAGCAGGCCCAGCAACAGGCGCGGGCCCAGCAGGCACAACAGCAAGCTGCGCAGCAAGCGCCCCAGGCACCCGCGCCGGCCCCGCAATATGCGCAACAGCCGCAATACGCGCAACAGCAACCCGCGCGACCCGCCTACTGTTCGACGTGCGGCACGGTCGAAGCGATTTCGGCGGTGCGCCAGGAGGGCCACGGAACCGGGATTGGCGCCGTGGGCGGCGCGGTGGCGGGCGGTGTCGTCGGCAACCAGTTCGGCAGTGGCGGCGGCCGCACGGCGATGACGCTGCTCGGCGCGCTCGGCGGCGGCCTCGCGGGTAACTCGGTCGAAAAGCATCTGCGCAGCTCGACCAGTTACTCGGTGCGCGTGCATATGGAAAACGGCAAGACGCGCTACTTCACGTATCACGAAGCGCCGCCGTTTCAGCAAGGCCAGCGCGTGCGCGTGGAGAACGGGACGCTCGTCGCGGGCTGA
- a CDS encoding low molecular weight protein-tyrosine-phosphatase, giving the protein MKTVAICFVCLGNICRSPTAEGVMRHLLAEAKLADRVIVDSAGTGDWHIGEAPDERAQRAAKNRGYDLSIFRGRQITADDFQRFDLIIAMDDKNIAALRQICPAGQRDKIRLLMEFAADAGAPDASGAERLAPGFDAREVVDPYFGGGEGFEIVLDQCEAACRGLIAALRPQLTP; this is encoded by the coding sequence ATGAAAACCGTCGCCATCTGCTTCGTGTGCCTTGGGAACATTTGCCGTTCCCCGACCGCGGAAGGCGTCATGCGGCACCTGCTGGCAGAAGCGAAGCTGGCGGATCGCGTGATCGTGGATTCGGCGGGTACGGGCGACTGGCACATCGGCGAAGCGCCGGATGAACGCGCGCAGCGGGCTGCAAAAAATCGCGGTTACGATTTGTCGATATTTCGCGGCCGTCAGATCACCGCGGACGATTTCCAGCGCTTCGACCTGATCATCGCGATGGACGACAAAAATATCGCCGCGCTTAGACAAATCTGTCCGGCCGGGCAGCGCGACAAGATTCGTCTGCTGATGGAATTTGCGGCTGACGCGGGTGCGCCGGACGCAAGTGGCGCGGAAAGACTCGCGCCAGGTTTCGATGCGCGCGAGGTCGTCGATCCGTACTTCGGCGGTGGCGAAGGCTTCGAAATCGTGCTGGACCAGTGCGAAGCCGCCTGTCGTGGCCTGATCGCGGCACTGCGGCCCCAATTGACCCCGTAG
- a CDS encoding IclR family transcriptional regulator, which translates to MSDTNPDPKTSIQVIERMMRLLDALAAHSDPVSLKELAQRTDLHPSTAHRILNDMVTCRLVDRSDPGTYRLGMRLLELGNLVKARLSVRDAALMPMRELHRLTGQTVNLSVRQGDEIVYIERAYSERSGMQVVRAIGGRAPLHLTSVGKLFLAADESTRVRAYATRTGLSGHTQNSITDLTKLERELSHVRQQACARDNEELELGVRCIAAGIYDDTGKLVAGLSLSAPADRLQDSWLGQLSKTALVISESLGYHPQVQHASTSAHTA; encoded by the coding sequence ATGAGCGATACGAACCCGGACCCCAAGACGTCGATTCAGGTGATCGAGCGCATGATGCGCCTGCTGGATGCCCTCGCCGCGCATAGCGACCCGGTCAGCCTGAAGGAACTCGCGCAACGCACCGATCTTCACCCGTCCACCGCCCATCGCATCCTGAACGATATGGTGACCTGCCGGCTGGTGGATCGCTCGGACCCGGGCACCTACCGTCTCGGCATGCGACTGCTGGAACTGGGCAATCTCGTCAAGGCGCGCCTGTCGGTGCGCGACGCCGCGCTGATGCCGATGCGCGAGCTGCACCGGCTGACGGGCCAGACCGTCAACCTGTCGGTGCGTCAGGGCGACGAAATCGTCTACATCGAGCGAGCCTATTCCGAGCGCTCGGGCATGCAGGTGGTTCGCGCCATAGGCGGCCGTGCGCCGCTGCATCTGACTTCCGTCGGCAAGCTGTTTCTCGCCGCCGACGAATCGACCCGCGTGCGCGCCTACGCGACCCGCACGGGTCTGTCGGGCCACACGCAGAACAGCATCACCGATCTCACCAAGCTGGAACGCGAACTGTCGCACGTGCGCCAGCAGGCATGCGCGCGCGACAACGAAGAACTGGAACTCGGCGTACGCTGCATCGCAGCCGGCATTTACGACGATACGGGCAAGCTCGTCGCTGGCCTGTCGCTGTCCGCGCCGGCCGACCGTCTGCAGGACTCGTGGCTCGGCCAGTTGAGCAAGACTGCGCTGGTAATTTCCGAGTCGCTCGGCTATCACCCGCAGGTGCAGCACGCAAGCACTTCG
- a CDS encoding IscS subfamily cysteine desulfurase, translating into MNNDIPHLPIYMDYSATTPVDPRVVDKMIPYLREQFGNPASRSHAYGWDAERAVEEARENVAALVNADPREIIWTSGATESDNLAIKGAAHFYKGKGKHIITVKTEHKAVLDTTRELEREGYEVTYLDVKDDGLIDLDVFKAALRPDTILVSVMHVNNEIGVVQDIETIGEICREKGIIFHVDAAQATGKVEIDLQKLKVDLMSFSAHKTYGPKGIGALYVRRKPRVRIEAQMHGGGHERGMRSGTLATHQIVGMGEAFRIAREEMATENERIRMLRDKLLRGLQEIEETYVNGDMEKRVPHNLNISFNFVEGESLIMAVKDVAVSSGSACTSASLEPSYVLRALGRNDELAHSSIRFTVGRFTTEQDVDYVINLLKSKIAKLRDLSPLWEMHKDGIDLSTIQWAAH; encoded by the coding sequence ATGAATAACGACATTCCCCACCTGCCCATTTACATGGACTACAGCGCGACGACACCCGTCGACCCGCGCGTGGTGGACAAGATGATTCCGTACCTGCGCGAGCAGTTCGGTAACCCGGCATCGCGCAGCCACGCATACGGCTGGGACGCGGAACGTGCCGTCGAGGAAGCGCGCGAGAACGTCGCGGCGCTCGTCAACGCCGACCCGCGCGAAATCATCTGGACTTCAGGCGCGACGGAATCGGACAACCTCGCCATCAAGGGTGCGGCGCACTTCTACAAAGGCAAGGGCAAGCACATCATCACGGTGAAGACCGAGCACAAGGCTGTGCTCGACACCACGCGTGAGCTGGAGCGCGAAGGCTACGAAGTCACGTACCTCGATGTGAAGGACGACGGTCTGATCGACCTCGACGTGTTCAAGGCCGCACTGCGTCCGGACACGATCCTCGTTTCGGTGATGCACGTGAACAACGAGATCGGTGTCGTGCAGGACATCGAGACGATCGGCGAGATCTGCCGCGAGAAGGGCATCATTTTCCACGTCGACGCGGCGCAGGCTACCGGCAAGGTCGAAATCGACCTGCAGAAGCTGAAGGTCGACCTGATGTCGTTTTCGGCGCACAAGACATATGGCCCGAAGGGCATTGGCGCGCTGTATGTGCGCCGCAAGCCGCGCGTGCGCATCGAAGCGCAGATGCACGGCGGCGGTCACGAGCGCGGCATGCGTTCGGGCACGCTGGCGACGCACCAGATCGTCGGCATGGGCGAAGCGTTCCGTATCGCGCGTGAAGAAATGGCGACCGAAAACGAACGCATCCGCATGCTGCGCGACAAGCTGCTGCGCGGCCTGCAAGAGATCGAAGAAACGTATGTGAACGGCGACATGGAAAAGCGTGTCCCGCACAACCTGAACATCAGCTTCAACTTCGTCGAAGGCGAGTCGCTGATCATGGCGGTGAAGGACGTCGCGGTGTCGTCGGGATCGGCGTGTACGTCGGCGTCGCTGGAGCCGTCGTATGTGCTGCGCGCGCTCGGCCGCAACGACGAACTGGCGCACAGCTCGATCCGCTTCACGGTCGGCCGCTTCACGACGGAGCAGGACGTCGATTACGTCATCAACCTGCTGAAGAGCAAGATTGCGAAGCTGCGCGATCTGTCGCCGCTGTGGGAAATGCACAAGGACGGCATCGATCTGTCGACGATTCAATGGGCCGCGCACTGA
- the iscX gene encoding Fe-S cluster assembly protein IscX, with product MKWTDTQDIAMALTDKHPEIDPQQVRFTDLHRWVMELDGFDDDPNRSNEKILEAIQAAWIEDADY from the coding sequence ATGAAGTGGACCGACACGCAAGATATCGCGATGGCCTTGACCGACAAGCACCCGGAGATCGATCCGCAACAAGTGCGCTTCACCGATCTTCACCGCTGGGTGATGGAACTGGACGGTTTCGACGACGATCCGAACCGCTCGAACGAAAAGATCCTTGAAGCGATTCAGGCGGCATGGATCGAAGACGCGGATTACTGA
- the hscB gene encoding Fe-S protein assembly co-chaperone HscB produces MASLNDSHFELFNLPEQFALDTSALDHAYRTVQAQVHPDRFAAAGDAQKRIAMQWATRTNEAYQTLRDPLKRARYLLTLRGIDVGAENNTAMEPAFLMQQMEWRESIEDASAAKNIDALDALLAELREEEKLRFTKLAALLDSGSNQAAGEAVRQLMFIERVAAEIGTQIERLDV; encoded by the coding sequence ATGGCTTCGCTGAACGACAGTCACTTCGAACTCTTCAACCTGCCCGAGCAATTCGCGCTCGATACGTCCGCATTGGATCACGCGTATCGCACGGTGCAGGCGCAGGTGCATCCCGACCGTTTCGCCGCTGCGGGCGACGCGCAAAAGCGCATCGCGATGCAGTGGGCCACGCGCACGAACGAGGCGTATCAGACGCTGCGCGATCCGCTGAAGCGCGCGCGCTACCTGCTAACGCTGCGCGGCATCGATGTCGGCGCGGAGAACAACACGGCGATGGAGCCGGCGTTCCTGATGCAGCAAATGGAATGGCGCGAGAGCATCGAGGATGCGTCGGCGGCGAAGAACATCGATGCGCTTGATGCATTGCTCGCCGAGTTGCGCGAAGAGGAAAAGCTGCGCTTCACGAAGCTCGCGGCATTGCTCGACAGCGGCTCGAATCAGGCAGCGGGCGAAGCCGTACGGCAACTGATGTTCATCGAGCGCGTGGCTGCGGAGATCGGCACGCAGATCGAGCGGCTCGACGTCTGA
- the iscU gene encoding Fe-S cluster assembly scaffold IscU, whose translation MAYSDKVLDHYENPRNVGSFSKDDDTVGTGMVGAPACGDVMKLQIRVGADGVIEDAKFKTYGCGSAIASSSLVTEWVKGKTLDQALSIKNTQIAEELALPPVKIHCSILAEDAIKAAVADYKQRHGETADAAKAEQSA comes from the coding sequence ATGGCATATAGCGACAAGGTTCTGGATCACTACGAAAACCCGCGCAACGTCGGTTCGTTCTCGAAGGACGACGACACGGTCGGCACTGGCATGGTCGGCGCGCCCGCTTGCGGCGACGTGATGAAGCTGCAGATTCGCGTTGGCGCAGACGGCGTGATCGAAGACGCAAAGTTCAAGACGTACGGCTGCGGTTCGGCCATCGCGTCGAGCTCGCTCGTCACGGAATGGGTGAAGGGCAAGACGCTGGATCAGGCGCTGTCGATCAAGAACACGCAGATCGCCGAAGAGCTGGCGCTGCCGCCCGTGAAGATCCACTGCTCGATCCTCGCGGAAGACGCGATCAAGGCGGCCGTTGCCGACTACAAGCAGCGTCACGGCGAAACGGCTGACGCAGCGAAGGCTGAGCAATCGGCTTGA
- the fdx gene encoding ISC system 2Fe-2S type ferredoxin, producing the protein MPQIVVLPHVELCPEGAVIDAVPGKSICDNLLEHGIEIEHACEKSCACTTCHVIVREGFDALTPSEEDEDDLLDKAWGLERESRLSCQALMPEGDDLVVEIPRYSINHAKENH; encoded by the coding sequence ATGCCTCAAATCGTTGTGCTGCCTCACGTCGAACTGTGTCCGGAAGGCGCGGTCATCGACGCCGTGCCGGGTAAGAGCATCTGCGACAATCTGCTCGAACACGGCATCGAAATCGAGCACGCATGCGAGAAGTCTTGCGCGTGCACGACCTGCCACGTGATCGTGCGTGAGGGTTTCGACGCGTTGACGCCGTCGGAAGAAGACGAGGACGATCTGCTCGACAAGGCATGGGGTCTCGAACGCGAATCGCGGTTGTCGTGCCAGGCGCTCATGCCTGAAGGCGACGATCTCGTGGTCGAGATTCCGCGTTATTCGATCAACCACGCGAAGGAAAATCACTAA
- the iscA gene encoding iron-sulfur cluster assembly protein IscA produces the protein MAITLTEKAAQHVQKYLIRRGKGVGLRLGVRTTGCSGLAYKLEYVDELAPEDEVFECKGVKIVVDPKSLAYIDGTELDFAREGLNEGFRFNNPNVKDECGCGESFRV, from the coding sequence ATGGCAATTACGTTGACCGAAAAGGCAGCACAACACGTGCAGAAATATCTGATCCGGCGCGGCAAGGGCGTCGGGCTGCGGCTCGGTGTGCGCACGACGGGTTGCTCGGGCCTCGCGTATAAGCTCGAGTACGTCGACGAACTCGCGCCCGAAGACGAAGTGTTCGAATGCAAGGGCGTGAAGATCGTGGTGGACCCGAAGAGCCTCGCTTATATCGACGGCACGGAACTCGACTTCGCACGCGAAGGGTTGAACGAAGGCTTCAGGTTCAACAACCCGAACGTGAAGGACGAGTGCGGCTGCGGCGAATCGTTCCGCGTGTAA